A genomic segment from Ptychodera flava strain L36383 chromosome 23 unlocalized genomic scaffold, AS_Pfla_20210202 Scaffold_23__1_contigs__length_28996876_pilon, whole genome shotgun sequence encodes:
- the LOC139124333 gene encoding uncharacterized protein encodes MLVSVLSKVCPSGSWTTFRRWLASMASQPIKLPCAGDLAIAFDNDQIVQKQYEVKAGGKPRVSILTSVCYVVFGLRGLQLQQDLAPSNWMQHSNALINKEIKEDLMKTLLAKERLRAAFAVVRKEMKKQTQIALEEVVRQQCNEESGVIVDDIDKRIEEMRHRKDVKICPACSTEMKKTARKCPNTQCGENFKDITEKLSGKQNLGTMLIRPTREDHGKMKSFVVMVSETGAEADVTERANETGGIYSHLQSGHIEGPVKVSCAEPIFVNPNSQKTVRQVLKTIGEAGNIAHDSTDPNFTERRKWMKVTMDGLPYMIARSIITDTYHCVLCSETLDSEKEYEPGGGSPRVGSI; translated from the exons ATGTTAGTGTCAGTCTTAAGCAAGGTCTGCCCAAGTGGAAGCTGGACAACATTCCGAAGATGGCTTGCTTCAATGGCAAGTCAGCCAATAAAACTACCCTGCGCTGGAGACCTTGCAATCGCTTTTGACAATGACCAAATTGTTCAAAAACAATATGAAGTGAAGGCAGGGGGAAAACCCAGAGTTTCCATCTTGACCAGCGTTTGCTATGTAGTATTTGGATTGAGAGGCCTGCAGCTACAACAGGATTTAGCACCAAG taATTGGATGCAACATAGTAATGCCCTGATTAACAAGGAGATCAAAGAAGATCTGATGAAAACCCTACTTGCCAAGGAAAGATTAAGAGCTGCATTTGCTGTAGTAAGGAAAGAG ATGAAGAAACAGACACAAATTGCATTAGAAGAGGTGGTGAGACAACAGTGTAATGAAGAAAGTGGAGTCATAGTGGATGACATTGATAAAAGGATAGAAGAGATGAGACACAGGAAAGATGTGAAGATATGCCCTGCATGTAGCACTGAGATGAAGAAAACAGCTAGGAAATGCCCAAACACTCAATGCGGGgaaaatttcaaagatatcACAGAAAAACTGAGTG GTAAGCAGAACTTGGGTACAATGCTTATTCGTCCAACAAGGGAAGATCATggtaaaatgaaatcatttgtGGTAATGGTTTCTGAAACTGGTGCTGAAGCTGACGTTACTGAAAGAGCTAATGAAACTGGTGGTATATACAGTCATCTCCAATCAGGGCATATAGAAGGTCCGGTAAAAGTGTCATGTGCAGAACCAATATTTGTGAACCCAAATTCTCAAAAGACAGTAAGACAAGTTTTGAAGACCATTGGTGAAGCTGGGAACATAGCACATGATTCAACAGATCCAAATTTCACTGAAAGACGGAAGTGGATGAAGGTTACCATGGATGGACTGCCATATATGATTGCTCGTAGCATCATTACTGATACATACCACTGTGTATTATGCTCAGAGACCTTAGACAGTGAAAAGGAGTATGagcccggtggtggcagtccccgggttg GGTCCATCTAA
- the LOC139124135 gene encoding uncharacterized protein produces the protein MENMLDIPNYESITNPSRLRKDEEVTEWRIQLRKQEYLATPGDATRAHMSVNGKQLDQKLKCMTQTCEKNMETVLDKIILGKMKKADIRHELEQVYVTPEDRKKGESIENKTKGQLIKMIDESIMKVMDDDSKGGFIDTMKKVRKCRKEQIIEFYREIEDYLVVEAAEQVAKLEAAVSNA, from the exons ATGGAAAACATGCTGGATATACCAAATTATGAGTCAATAACCAACCCATCACGCTTGCGGAAGGATGAAGAGGTGACTGAATGGCGGATACAACTACGTAAACAGGA GTATCTTGCAACACCAGGTGATGCAACAAGAGCCCATATGAGTGTTAATGGAAAGCAGCTAGATCAAAAACTGAAATGCATGACACAAACATGTGAAAAAAACATGGAAACTGTCCTGGATAAAATAATCCTTGGTAAAATGAAGAAAGCAGACATTCGACATGAACTTGAACAGGTGTATGTTACACCTGAAGATAGGAAAAAGGGTGAAtcaatagaaaacaaaactaaaggTCAACTCATTAAAATGATTGATGAATCGATTATGAAAGTTATGGATGATGATTCCAAAGGTGGTTTTATTGACACAATGAAAAAGGTGAGAAAATGTAGAAAGGAACAAATAATAGAGTTTTACAGAGAAATTGAAGACTATTTAGTTGTAGAGGCAGCTGAACAAGTTGCTAAACTAGAAGCAGCAGTTAGTAATGCCTAG